The Stenotrophomonas indicatrix DNA segment GTTGGCACGGCCGGCCTGCTGGACCAGGAACGCCAGGATCTCGTCCAGGCTGGCGATGCGGAACTGGCCGTCATAGGCGGTGCTGCGGAACTCCGGCAAGCGCTCGCGGGCGTACAGCGTCTTCAGCTCGGCCAGGGTGAAGTCCTCGGTGAACCAGCCTTCGACCGTCTGTCCGTCGATGACCTTGCGGGTCTTCCGCTTGGCGAATTCCTTGTGCTCGGCCACGTCGGTGGTGCCGCCGATCTCGTTCTCGTGGCGGGCCACCATCACTCCGTCCTTGGTCATCACCAGGTCCGGTTCGATGTAGTCGGCGCCGTCGGCGATGGCCTGCGCATAGGCCGCCAACGTGTGTTCGGGCAGCAATGCGCTTGCACCGCGGTGGCCGTAGACCGACACCTTGGGCGCGGCCGGAGGGGAGGATTCAGCACTCATGGCCACCGATGGTGCCACGGCCAGCGACAACAACAACGCACGACCCCACGACTTCACTGCGACTTCCCCAAGCGGTTTGTGATGGGCGTCAGTATGCGGCGGGAATGTGACAGGTTGGGGGAGCCGGTGTTCGGCTGCCTGCGGTCGGCCAATGATCGCGCTGATCTCCATTCGGATTCGATTCTGCAATTTTTCCGATTGAACCGCGGAAAGGATGGGTCATAGCCTCGACTGACCAACACCGATGTTGGCAGAGGACCAGACCATGGAGAAAACAATGTACGTGCCCATCCTGAAATGGCGGCAAGGTGAGTACCTCGCTGTAGGTCGTACACGCGAGACCATCAAGGACTGGATGTATCCCCTGTTCGAGATCCCGGTCGAACAGTGGGACTTCGAGAACGATGCGCCCGCCAAGTCGCTAGACGACCATCTGAAGAATGTCGGCAAGCGATTGAGCACCAACTGGAAGAAGCGCCGCTGCCTGTTCGATTCACCACATCTTGCCGGCGACGACACGATGGCCAATGGAGACCATCACCTCGCGCGCGTCTTCGATCTCGCGCGGGCGTCGGCCTGCCAGGCCATCCCTGTCACCGGTCTCGGTCGGCATCTGGTGTATCAGCAGGCAGTGGCCAGCATCATCGTCCAGGATGGTCGTGGGTGCGCACTGCGCTTGATTCCCGATGACCTGGAAGGCAACCCTTCAGCAAAGATCGACGGCTTGATGCATCTCCTGGGCGTGACACCAGAACAGGTGGACATCGTTCTGGACAGTGCGGCAGATGTCGCAGATTCTCCGACCCTGCAGGCATCGTTCTGGCAGGCGTGGATCGCTGGATTGCCACACATGGACCGGTGGAGATCGCTCACCGTGGCCGGCGGAAGCTTCCCTGCGAGCCTGAACCCGTCAGCAGGGTATCGCCCTCATGGAGACGTTCATCGTCGCGAATGGCGTGGGTACACCCGGCTCGCTGCCAGTGCCCCACAGCGTCAGCCGTGGTTCGGCGACTACGGATGCGCGTCACCACAGACCGAGATGATGGACCCACGTCTGTTCGACCCGAATGCAAAGATCAAGTACACGATCGATGACCAGTGGCGGATCATCGTCGGCACCCAGGTCAAGCGCAATGGCCGTGACCAGTACCGCGACCTGTGCAGGCACCTGATCTCTGATCGCCCTGTGGTATTCATGGGGAGAACCTACAGTGCTGGCGACGAATACATCGAAGACTGCGCCAACAACGTCGCCAGCACAGGCGGCAGTTCGACCTGGCCGACGGTGGCGACCAACCACCACCTGACTAAGGTTGTTCGCGACCTCGCCAATCTGTCCGGCGCTTCAACTGTTCCCTGACCAGCGTGCGGATCTCGGCGAGGCTGTATACCTCTCCAAGCCGCTCGCACAGTGCTGTGCGGTTGCCGCGCAGCGCTGCCTTGTCCGGGTTCCTTGCACAGATCAGTGTCGCGATCTCATCACGCCAGAGAAGTGCGGCAACGTCCATCCCGATGACCGACGGATTGAGTCTTGCAGGTCGCAAAAGTTCCATTCGCACCGCATTGCGCGCGCCGCGCGATACCGTTCGTACGCCCCACCACTCCGGCAAGACCTCCAGTGCGTGGTCAAGATGCCGCTGCCCCACGACAATCGTCGCTTTGTCGAGAACGTTTGAATAGAACTGCTGCTGCACAGGAAGCCTGCGCAGCGTGTCGACGTCGCTCTTGATCTCGTAACCGTGCAGATGCCCATTGATGACACAGATATCAACACGGCAGGCGCCGCGAGCGAGCCCCATCTCCTCCACGACCAGCGTATGGGGATTGGCCACGTGCTCGGCGATCACCTTGCGAAGGAGCGCGGATCTGACGTCGCTGTCGGTTATCGGGTCCATTGTCGAATCGTACCAAGAGGGAGTCGCTGTACTGCATGAAACCCAGGCATGTCGCAGTTCACCGCGGCACTATTTGCCGATGCAGAAACTGGAGAAAATCCTTCCCAGAAGATCATCGGCACTCATCTGCCCGGTGATCTCGCCCAGTGCGTCGTGCGCCAGCCGCAGCTCTTCCGCCGCCAGTTCCAGGCGCTCGTGCACCAACTCTCCGTCCGCCCGCTGCGCATGTCCCTGCGCGCGCTCGATGGCATCCACGTGGCGCGTACGCGCGGAGAACTCACCGTCCACCTGCTCGCCCGCACCGGCCGAGGCGATCGAGCGCAGGCGCGCATGCAGGTCGTCCAGTCCCGCGCCGGTGGCAGCGGAAACGAACACGCGGTCCGGGTCGTCCAGCACCGGCATCGCATCCAGCAGATCCGACTTGTTGTGGATGTACACCTTGTGCGGCACCGCCTTCATCGCATCACCGATGGCTGCTTCGCCCGCGGCCGGGTCGCGCGCATCCAGCACGATCAAGGCCAGATCGGTGCGTTCGATCTCCGCGCGCGCGCGGCGCATGCCTTCGCGTTCGATGGCATCGCCGCCATCGCGCAGGCCGGCGGTGTCGACCAGGGTCAGTTCAAGTCCGTCCAGTCGGATGGTCTCGCGCAGCGTGTCGCGGGTGGTGCCGGCAATGTCGGTGACGATGGCGCGCTCGCTGCCGGCCAGCGCGTTCAACAGCGAACTCTTGCCGGCATTCGGTGGGCCGATCAGCACGGCATGCAGGCCATCGCGCAGGCGACGGCCGCGTTCGGCATCACGACGCAGCAAGGCCAGGTCGCTACGCGCCTGCTGCAGCCCGCGCCGCACCTGTGCGCCGCCGAGCGTATCCAGCGGTTCGTCGGCGAAGTCGATGGCCGCCTCCACGTGGATGCGGAGCAGCACCAGCTGTTCGACCACAGTGTCGATGCGACGCGAGAACACACCATCCAGCGAACGGCGTGCAGCACGTGCGGCGCGGTTGTCACCGGCCGCGATCAGATCGGCGATGGCTTCGGCCTGTGCCAGGTCGAGCTTGCCGTTGAGAAACGCGCGCTCGCTGAACTCACCTGGCCGTGCCTGGCGCGCGCCAAGTGCGATGCAGCGCGCGACCAGTTGCTGCAGCAGCACCGGGCTGCCATGGCCCTGCAGCTCCACCACTTCTTCGCCGGTGAAGCTGTTCGGCGCCGGGAACCACAGCACGATGCCGTCGTCGATTACCTCGCCGTCGGCATCGCGCAGGCGCGCGTAGTGCGCATGGCGCGGGCGCAGGGTCGGAGCGCCGAGCGCGTTGGCGATGGCTGCAGCACGCGGGCCTGACAGGCGCAGCAAACCTACGCCGCCCGCACCGGGTGCGCTGGCAATGGCCACGATAGTCTCGGTACGCGTCATGTCGTTCATCGCTCAGAGCTTCTCCAGCTGCGCGCGCGCTTGTGCCGCACCACTGCCTTGCGGCTGCAGCGCCAGGTAAGTGGTATAGGCCTGCTTCGCCTTGGCTTTGTCGCCCGCGTGGAAGTACGCGTCACCCAGGTTGAGATGGGCCACTGCGCGCGACGGATCGATCTTCAGTGTGTTCTCCAGCCAACGCGCCGCTTCGGCATAGCGTTGCTGGCGGTAGTAGACGAAGCCGAGGTTGTTCGCCGCCTGGGCGAAGTCCGGGCGCAGCTTCAGCGCCTCGGCGAACTGCACGGCAGCTTCGTCGTAGCGCTTCTCGCGGTACAGCTGCAGGCCACGGTCGTTGGCCTGCTGCGAGCGCTGGCGGTCCGAGGCCGGTGCGGCCGTCGGCACCACCAGCCTGGCCTTGCCGCCCTGCAGATCGGCCACGGTCACTGGCGCTTCGCTGTTCTTGGCATCCTGGGCAGCGTCGACCTTGTTGTTCAGGGCGATTGCATCGGCGGTCAGCTGGCGCGTATCGGCGTTGAGGTATTCCTGGCTGTCCGGCACCTGGAACACGAACTCGCCGCCCTGCGAGCCGGGCAGGCTGCCGAAGGCCGGCGTCTGCTGCGAGACCGCCGACACCGCCGGCGCCACATAGGCGGCCAGCTCGGTACCGGTGATCAGGCCATCGCCGTTGAGATCGCCCTTGCCGGCCAAGGCCTGCAGCAGCACCCAGGTAAACACCGAGTGCCCGTTCGGGCCGGCATCGGCGACCTGCTGGTCGGCGCCGCCGGCGGTCAGCATCTGCCGCGCGCTGCGGCGTGCGTTCTCGCGCAGGAACGACGACGACGACGGGCCGCCGCGGGTCAGGCCGAGGCCGCTGTAGCAGGCATCCATCACGAACATCACATGCTTGGCCTGCATGCTCTCGGCGATGTTCTGGATGTCGGTCATCGCGATGGCATCGGTGGCGAATTCCTTCGGGTCCGAATCGACCGGGATGATGTAGCCGAGGTCGCGCCCGGATGCCAGCTGACGGGTAGCACCGTGGCCGGCGAAGAACACGAACACGCGATCATTCCTGCCGGTGCGGTCGTCGGACAGCCGGTCGTGGAAGGCGGCCAGGATGTTGTTGCGGGTAGCCTGCTCGTTCTTCAGTACGATCACCTGCGAGGACGGGAAGCCGAACTGCCCGGTCAGCGTATCGGCCACGGCCTGGGCATCGTGGCTGGCGTACTCCAGCTTGGGCCACTTGGCGTAGTTGTCGATGCCGACCACGATCGCCCACGATTTTTCATAGCCGGTGGTGACGGTGGCATCGCGGTCGCTGCCCTTGGGCGGCCGGGCGACGCTGAAGTCGCGGCCATTCCAGCCGGCGAACTGGTAGCCGTCAGCGATCAGCCGATCCAGGATCTGCGGCAGTGCCTTCACCGCGCGGTCGTGGATATCGTGGAACAGGATGATGCCGCGCTGTTCCTTGTTCACCTGGTCGAGCACGCGCTGCACGATCGATTCCGGCACCGGGTCGGCCCAGTCCATCGAATCGATGTTCCACATGATCGACTTCAGGCCCGCTTCGTTCAGCAGCTGCAGGCCTTCGGCGTTGCGCGCGCCATACGGGAAGCGGAACAGCGGTGCACGCTTGCTGTCGACGTCCTTCAGCAGGGTGTCGGTGTCCAGCACCTGCTGGCGCAGCGCATCGCCGGTGGTACGCGACAGCTGCGCATGGGTCAGGCTGTGGTTGCCGACGGCGTAGCCCTCTTCCATCAGGGTGCGGCTGATCTTCGCCATCGGCCCAAGGCTGACCTTGCCGTCGGTGTCGACCTTGCCCAGGTTGCGGCCGACCTCGAAGAACACGCCCGGTACGTCGTAGCGCTTGAGGATGGCCACCACTTCATCGGTATAGGCCTTGTGCGGGCCATCGTCGAAGGTCAGCACCACCGTCTTCGGCGGCAGGTTGCGGCCGAAGATCTCGCGGTCGCTGTCCTTCATCGACATCGGGTACGGCTCGATCACGCCGTAGTCGCGCAGGATCCCTTCGCGGCTGTAGTCCTTGTGCAGGTGCGCGATGTAGTCGTCCCACTTCTCGCGCTTCAGGTCGATGGCACGGGTGCGCTCGAAGCGGCTGAAGATGCGGGTCAGTTCCTGGTTGTAGTTGCGCTCGATCTCGTCCAGCGCCTCCAGGTCTTCGCCGATGCGCTGGTGCAGCTTCACCGCCGGCAACGAGGAATCGGCGCCGATGCGTTCGTGCAGGTCACGCAGCACTTCGCGGAACGCCAAGCGATCGGCATCGAACAGTTCGGGCGCCGACTCGATGTAATCCAGCACCGTGGCCAGGGTAGCGAAGCGCTGCGGGCTGGTGCCACGCAGCAGGGTATCGAACTGCGTGGCAATGGCACCGCGCTGTTCCAGGCCATCGTGGAACAGCTGCTGGCCGATGCGGGTGGAGGTGGTGCGATCAGCCGCAGGCTGCTGTTCCTCATCGGCCAGCAGCACGATGATCCGGCGATAGCCGTCGAGCTGCTTCTGCAATGCGCCAAGCAGCGGCGCGGCGGCAGGGTCGGCGGCGGCAGCGGCCTGTGCGCTCGGCTGGGTGACTGCCGCCGGTGCCTGCGCGTCCTTGTCGCTGCAGCCGGCCACGAGCAGGGTCAGCAGCAGGCTGGGCAGGAACAGACGAAACGACGGCGCACGCGGCATGGCGGACTCGAACAAAGGGAAAGAGGGTGCCGGCGATTCTAA contains these protein-coding regions:
- the mnmE gene encoding tRNA uridine-5-carboxymethylaminomethyl(34) synthesis GTPase MnmE codes for the protein MNDMTRTETIVAIASAPGAGGVGLLRLSGPRAAAIANALGAPTLRPRHAHYARLRDADGEVIDDGIVLWFPAPNSFTGEEVVELQGHGSPVLLQQLVARCIALGARQARPGEFSERAFLNGKLDLAQAEAIADLIAAGDNRAARAARRSLDGVFSRRIDTVVEQLVLLRIHVEAAIDFADEPLDTLGGAQVRRGLQQARSDLALLRRDAERGRRLRDGLHAVLIGPPNAGKSSLLNALAGSERAIVTDIAGTTRDTLRETIRLDGLELTLVDTAGLRDGGDAIEREGMRRARAEIERTDLALIVLDARDPAAGEAAIGDAMKAVPHKVYIHNKSDLLDAMPVLDDPDRVFVSAATGAGLDDLHARLRSIASAGAGEQVDGEFSARTRHVDAIERAQGHAQRADGELVHERLELAAEELRLAHDALGEITGQMSADDLLGRIFSSFCIGK
- a CDS encoding polysaccharide deacetylase family protein; the protein is MPRAPSFRLFLPSLLLTLLVAGCSDKDAQAPAAVTQPSAQAAAAADPAAAPLLGALQKQLDGYRRIIVLLADEEQQPAADRTTSTRIGQQLFHDGLEQRGAIATQFDTLLRGTSPQRFATLATVLDYIESAPELFDADRLAFREVLRDLHERIGADSSLPAVKLHQRIGEDLEALDEIERNYNQELTRIFSRFERTRAIDLKREKWDDYIAHLHKDYSREGILRDYGVIEPYPMSMKDSDREIFGRNLPPKTVVLTFDDGPHKAYTDEVVAILKRYDVPGVFFEVGRNLGKVDTDGKVSLGPMAKISRTLMEEGYAVGNHSLTHAQLSRTTGDALRQQVLDTDTLLKDVDSKRAPLFRFPYGARNAEGLQLLNEAGLKSIMWNIDSMDWADPVPESIVQRVLDQVNKEQRGIILFHDIHDRAVKALPQILDRLIADGYQFAGWNGRDFSVARPPKGSDRDATVTTGYEKSWAIVVGIDNYAKWPKLEYASHDAQAVADTLTGQFGFPSSQVIVLKNEQATRNNILAAFHDRLSDDRTGRNDRVFVFFAGHGATRQLASGRDLGYIIPVDSDPKEFATDAIAMTDIQNIAESMQAKHVMFVMDACYSGLGLTRGGPSSSSFLRENARRSARQMLTAGGADQQVADAGPNGHSVFTWVLLQALAGKGDLNGDGLITGTELAAYVAPAVSAVSQQTPAFGSLPGSQGGEFVFQVPDSQEYLNADTRQLTADAIALNNKVDAAQDAKNSEAPVTVADLQGGKARLVVPTAAPASDRQRSQQANDRGLQLYREKRYDEAAVQFAEALKLRPDFAQAANNLGFVYYRQQRYAEAARWLENTLKIDPSRAVAHLNLGDAYFHAGDKAKAKQAYTTYLALQPQGSGAAQARAQLEKL
- a CDS encoding beta family protein — protein: MYVPILKWRQGEYLAVGRTRETIKDWMYPLFEIPVEQWDFENDAPAKSLDDHLKNVGKRLSTNWKKRRCLFDSPHLAGDDTMANGDHHLARVFDLARASACQAIPVTGLGRHLVYQQAVASIIVQDGRGCALRLIPDDLEGNPSAKIDGLMHLLGVTPEQVDIVLDSAADVADSPTLQASFWQAWIAGLPHMDRWRSLTVAGGSFPASLNPSAGYRPHGDVHRREWRGYTRLAASAPQRQPWFGDYGCASPQTEMMDPRLFDPNAKIKYTIDDQWRIIVGTQVKRNGRDQYRDLCRHLISDRPVVFMGRTYSAGDEYIEDCANNVASTGGSSTWPTVATNHHLTKVVRDLANLSGASTVP
- a CDS encoding sce7726 family protein is translated as MDPITDSDVRSALLRKVIAEHVANPHTLVVEEMGLARGACRVDICVINGHLHGYEIKSDVDTLRRLPVQQQFYSNVLDKATIVVGQRHLDHALEVLPEWWGVRTVSRGARNAVRMELLRPARLNPSVIGMDVAALLWRDEIATLICARNPDKAALRGNRTALCERLGEVYSLAEIRTLVREQLKRRTDWRGREQP